Proteins from a genomic interval of Mustela lutreola isolate mMusLut2 chromosome 4, mMusLut2.pri, whole genome shotgun sequence:
- the LOC131830038 gene encoding olfactory receptor 13G1-like, protein MNQTWVTEFLILGFSEIPQLQMLLFPAFLLLYMVALSGNLLIVVVIVSSPALHTPMYFFLVNLAMVDILCTSTILPKLLSSMMADRTISYGGCIVQLFFFTWSLGAELLLFSAMAYDRYVAICWPLRYSALMDPRVCKLLAMAVWTVSLANTSVHTGLLLRLPFCHSNVVQHFFCEIPPLLKLSCAPTHLNEAMAFTADIILAVGNFSVIMLSYVCIITSILRIRSAAGKRRAFSTCSSHVLVVTLYYSTVIYTYIRPASRYSLDKDKVVSVIYTSVAPSLNPLIYSLRNTDVKAALRRLFS, encoded by the coding sequence ATGAACCAGACATGGGTCACTGAATTCCTCATTCTGGGATTCTCAGAAATACCTCAGCTGCAAATGCTgctctttcctgccttcctcctcctctacaTGGTGGCCCTCTCTGGAAACCTGCTCATCGTGGTGGTCATTGTCTCCAGCCCTGCCTTGCACactcccatgtacttcttcctggtGAACCTGGCCATGGTGGACATCCTCTGCACCTCCACGATCCTGCCTAAGCTGCTGAGCAGCATGATGGCCGACAGGACCATCTCCTATGGAGGCTGCATAGTGCAGCTTTTTTTCTTCACCTGGTCCCTGGGGGCTGAGCTACTGCTCTTCTCTGctatggcctatgaccgctatgtggccatctgctgGCCCCTGCGCTACAGCGCCCTCATGGACCCCAGGGTGTGCAAGCTCTTGGCCATGGCTGTGTGGACAGTCAGCCTAGCCAACACCAGTGTACACACTGGCCTCCTGCTGCGCCTGCCCTTCTGCCACTCCAACGTGGTCCAACACTTCTTCTGCGAGATCCCCCCTCTGCTGAAGCTCTCCTGCGCCCCGACACACCTGAATGAAGCGATGGCCTTCACTGCAGACATTATCCTGGCAGTGGGGAACTTCTCTGTGATCATGCTCTCCTACGTCTGCATCATCACCAGCATCCTGCGCATCCGCTCCGCAGCAGGCAAGCGGAGGGCCTTTTCCACCTGCTCCTCCCACGTCCTGGTGGTCACCTTGTACTACTCCACTGTCATCTACACCTACATCCGCCCAGCGTCCAGATACTCACTGGACAAGGACAAGGTGGTCTCTGTCATCTACACTTCGGTGGCCCCCTCCCTGAACCCCCTTATCTACTCCCTGAGGAACACAGATGTCAAAGCTGCCCTCAGGAGACTGTTCTCCTGA